From Solanum lycopersicum chromosome 4, SLM_r2.1:
gtaaatttactgcaaaacaaatatctggtcaaatattgttagtaagatgcactatTGCCCTTAAATTGAACTTCCTGAAgattcgatatatatatatatatatatatatatatatatatatatatatatagaataatagATAGtagacacaattttttttatactagTTCAAATCACCGATATAATGCCTAGCTAGTCCAGTCCCCTTGGATTACAATGATTATTCTTCTTGGTTATATAGTTTATATGTTGCTTCGGATTCATCAAAAATGTCAATAGGTATGTGTCGGATTCGccaaaaatagtgtatttttaaAGAATCCGAGATGGGTGCTGCATCAAAAGTGAAGGGTGGGCGCAACTAAGTATAGTTTGTCTTGTTACAAACTCGGAGAGTTCTTCTGATATGAATGATCCCAGATCCTTTGACCAATAACTCGTAATTCGCACTTGAATCAGTCTTAGTATACTTGATTTCTGCATTTGGTGATGCTCGATGATAGCTTATTATCAGctcattcaaaatttcattacaCCTATTTGTAGCATTACTTTTCTTGCACTGTTGAATGATCATTGTCTCAAGTTTTGTGTATACAGAATCGTATACACAAACAAACGAATCGTATGACAAACTGATGAAAAAGTAAATAGAATTATACTTTGTGCTTCCAAATGGCCCTTGAACCTTTGTGGCTCTTACGCTATCCATCACACAATATATGATTAACTTATAGAAGCTGCTCTTTCAGGCAATCTTCCTATTATAGCCCGTGCTTTGTTTTGCTTGTCATACTTCCTTGCTTCCACGTAAGCATAATCAACAACATACAAATCCGTTATTTACAACTGTCACCAAAGGAGGTGCTTCGAATGTAGCAGGTGTTCTAGCTCTAGCTCGAACAGGAGACATGATCAAGATTTCAGTCTATTTTCAGTTCATATTTGTCTCCATGGTGTGTCAATAGCACCTTTGACGACTCTTTTCATCCAATGCCACCAATTACATACAACTTTTTATCCATAAAAATACCGCAGAACACATCCTATGCCCACGTGTTCATGCTTGGTAAAGTTTTTCACGTTCTAGTCTTTGAATTGTAAAGTTCTGTTGAGCTAAGTATATTGCCCCCGTGATTAGTCACAACCGTCATCTAGAATGGAAATCTTCTCAAAGCAGGAAGAGCCAAACAAGCACCTTGGTGGATTCATTTGTATTCCAAATAACCAAGTGTTTATCAATATACTGTAACGATACATGACATGGACAAGATCTCCTTTCCAAACACAAGCAGCTCTTTGGCAGTTAGGATAGAGCTGATTGTGTATGGAAAGGTGATTTTATACATGTCATTTATCGTTATAGTAAAAGAAAAACACTTGGTCATCTAGAATGCACCAAGACGTTTGTTGCCAGTTTTGGGGAGATTTCCATTCTAGCTGTCGGTTGCGACTCATGGGgtcaaaatacttagctcagCAGAAGTTCACAATTTAAAGTTCGAAGCCTCGAAGACTTCACCAAGCAGCGTAAAATGTGTTTTGTGGTATTTGTGGatagaaatttttatgtaattgcAGGCATTGGAAAAACAGAGTTGTCAAAGGTGCTATTGACACACTATGGAGACTACTATTATTTGAAACAGgaaaattaactaaaatttcTAGCATGTCTCGAGTATGAGCTACAGCTAGGGGTGATATGCCTGCTACATCCGAAGCACCTCCATTGGTGGCAGTTGTAAATAATGATTTGTATTCTGCTGATTATGCTAACATAGAGGTGAGGAAGTATGACAAGCTAATTAAAGCACGAGTCACCATAAGAAGATTACCTGAAAGAGTAGCTTCAATGAATGGTTGAGGTTTGGCTTTTCGAGCTTGTGGTGATAGGCTAATTGTAATGTGAGAACCTAGAGCCATGGGTGTAGGGCATTTCAAAGTGAGTTTATCGGTTCCAATTGAAGGACCCCCTCATTGGAACATGATTTGACGAAAACGATCCGGATGCTTTGTGTATAACTGTGCTGTCATGGGCTGCTGATCATGTGATGTTCGCTTTATGTATAACTGTGCTGTCATGGGCTGCTGATCATGTGATGTTCGCTAATCAAGACAGGATAGGCTTCTAGGATTCTTGCTAATATCTAGCTCTGTTTCATAGTTTCATCTTGAACTTTAACCTTGCTTTCCCATGAGAATGTTGGTTAAAGTTTTTCATGTCTCTTTTCTCTGCCGTTTAACCATAAAGCTCACGTATCCCACGTAAGTGGCTTCAAAAACCAATAAATTGATTCCAAATCCATCATTTTGAACAGTCATGACTTTCTAGCACACAAACAACCAATCCATCATTCATTTTGATTATGAATGACCCTAAAGACTAAAGATATGGATAAAATGGTGTGGAGGGGATGGACGTACGCCACTCAAACAAACTGAGGGAAGTTGCATCCGTCCCATTGCAAGCACCTACAATGTCATGATCTCATTGATTTACCTTAGTTTCTTGGTAGTTTATCGTACCGTCGCCCCTCCAACAAGAGAAGGTAtagatttgaaaatttatatggCATTTGTATGGAGAATTTATAGGCCTACCGAGTTGATCtatcatgttttatttattgtCCTTTTCAAAATGTTGGGCTAAGTGTAGGTTGGGTCATGCCCGCAGAAGTGTCAGGATGGGTAATTTTGTTTTGGATTTCgaataaaacatgaaatttgccttaaaaaacaaaaaaatcatttgctttttaaaaaaatgtggcTACTAAGCGGGGAAGGAAGAGTAAAAAAACAAATTCGCTCAAACTAACTTAGGAAAGTCATATCCGTGCAAGCACCTATAACGTCATGATTTGATTGGTTTACCCTTGTTTCTTTTGTAGTTTTTCGTACTGTCGTTCCCTCCCTCAACAAGAAAAGGTATAGATATGAAAACTTATCTGCCACTTAGATCGGAGAATTTATGGAGGAAATCGGATTTTAAATTTCCAAAAGCCGCACGCAACATCTCTCAGAAGACAAGATCCAACAAAGAACATCGAGCATGAATTATAGAACCTGAGAACACAATTGAGAAAGAATAGGGAAGTTAGCAGCAAGCAAAAGTCCAAATCAAGAAACTATACTACTTACTCTTGTTAGCTGACATACTAGAATCCATGACCAACATCACCATAATATTGATAACCCACAACGGAGGAAGGCGGAGACATGGATTAGTCCAAGGAGACAGAAGGTCTCAAGAGAATAAGAGATGGCGAGGTAAAGGAGGAGACAAGGCGGCAAGGGGAAATGAGGAGTCCTTAATTAGAAACCCTGCCTTAGTTAGATTTATAGGCCTACCGAGTGGGCCTATCATGTTTATTTGTTGTGTCCTTTTCAGttgttttcttttcaaatttgggCTGTGTGGGTTGGGCCATGCCAACGGAAGTGTCAGGATGTGTAATTTGTTTTGGATTTTGAATAAAACACGATTTTTGcctcaaacaaataaaaaaagatccTATCATTTGCTTTTAAGAAACGTGGCTACTAAGCGGGGGAAGGAAGAGTGAATAAACAAATCCCCTCAATTACTAACTGAGGGAAGTCATATCCATCCCATTGCAAGCACCTACAATGTCATGATTTGATTGGTTTGCCCTAGTTTCTTTGATAGTTTATCGTACTGTTACCCCTCAAACAAGAAAAAGGTATATATCAACTTATTTTCCATTTGGATCGGAGAATTTATGGAGGAAAACGGGTTTTAAATTCCCAAGAGCCGCACGATTCTATTATTTATAtagctgtcacgacccaaaaatggacgtgatgacactcgtcttatcctaccaagacaagtcagcctaaaactcaacaattacaataatatgcggaatttttttttcaataagctaatttataccccaaaacctggttgtcacgtgtacaagcctttatagtattacaattgattcaaaagataaactcaagtctcaaatgaacttgtttctagaatagaacaagatcataattatggagaagaaagtctgctgagatggaaacagctacctcacgaatctccaagaagcctcgaaaaagaagagagtgacaagtacaacaaaaattcacgctcataacctacaaaaaattgtagaagcaaggggtgagtaccaaaccacacggtactcagcaagtaaacctctaaacacaagctaaggggatgaaatacgagTATTCCTACCaaccccaaccgaacctccacaactataACTTGCATtgaaatcaacccaacctaacaactcacagtttacatagcacgtatctcaacaacaacacttagacaaattacatatcctcaacaaaaacacttcaacaaactatatatccgcaataacaagctcaatattgatcaatcacaagttccatagaaagacaatcagaagatcagcaaaacacgatatcaagttcactaatgataagtatgtgcaatgcaatggaatgcaatgtcaattataatgatgcatgcctgacctagtgatacacacccgctgtctctcagtccgggacccatggggacatatctgtccatgcatctgtcgcggcgcacgacacgacccctcgataatagtaaccatcgtggcgcgcgatacgtccctcgaaatatagtatccatcgcggcgggcgatacgtccctcgaaatgatACATCCTTTTTAAATTCTCAttatttctcaatgcacataacacttgtcacaaccatgtcttaaaataatgcaaatgacatgtccacacaaataaagaggatatgaccattttcataacacaacacaattcacaacaacatcaacaatgattcaagaAGCCTTTCAAATCACTCTCCATTATCAACACATCACgcacaaataattatttacattACCTTTTATTACCctcttttttcatcattagaattaatcagtGTGGACAAATCAACTCAGTACCAAGTCCCGTTACTCCCAAGCATATACCACAAGAAAATACACgtatttcatacacttaacaataGTTTAGAAATCACTTGCCTCAATCAATCAAGAACTCACTCTGGGACTTGAGTCTTTCCCTTtcgttgaacttccaactcaaagcaatctattcacattaataatcacaataagattttaaaaCTAACAACAACCAACTCTATAATCAAGTTCCCAAGTTTCAAGCCTAGGATTAAGTTcccaaattattttcaatagcaTAATTCCAATGGTATTCACATAATACCCTACATCTAATGCTTAATATGTATCTTAATGTAtccaactttaattttttttatatatatatacattaactaaattataattattaaaatatgacGCCACTGGTTACGAAACCAGTGACAGACGAACAAAGGAGGAAAACATATCCTATGCTGAGAGtaatactatatataattaattaaaagctATTTAACATGGCCAATCATTACGCCTCCAACATACAATTATTATGCCATACTTTCCCACTAATATTTTCTCTCCAAAGACACTGCTAACAACCATTTTTCCACAACTTgtttctataataataatataatatgagcATATCTAAAATTGCCAATATAAGGATATAGATAAAATTTTCAAGTCTTGATTccaatcaataaattaaatctcaTATTTCCTAAATTTCAAATCTAAAATTAAATCGTAACTTTTCAAACACTACAACCCCAATAATATAATATGCTTGTTACTTAATAACTTAcactaatatatcaaaaatatgaatcataATTGGATAACTAAAAACAGTTTGTGAAACCAAAAATTAGGTTATAGCTACTTAACCTGAACAATGAACCActgtataaaaatataaagcaaaataaTCAATCCGTCATAATGATAACTTTACAACATGTGGCGATCATTACTATGGCCACCAAGATCTTTATGTCCACGTATAGGTACCAAATTTGGTTTTGCATCATTCAAATTCTCAACTTTCTTTCCTAACccattataataataaactaataataataatataacctCTATAATTCAATTTAGTGTTTCAAATGTTCTTAATTACCCGATGCAATTTAGCCGCCACTTTGATTGTGTGGGAGTTGTGACGTTCTCCTCGGAAAGTTATCCCTTTTCCTTTTTCCGTCAATATCTATTTCAAGTTTCAATATTAGGGTTTTTGgcccttatttcttttttttttaaataaaataattaggtatttaaagtgataaattttattaactaaaattaattatatgaaacaAATTGTATATGATTTTAATAAATGATCACTTTAATCCTTTAACTATCGATTAATTCAATTATCCACAATTACACATCAACTAATTAACTAAAGTCAATGAATAGTTcgaaattatcaaaaatgaaCTAGTGGGTCATTACAATAGCCAAAGGAAATAGGCTGCTCTAAAATTATCCAGAGGGCTCCTAATGTGGCTATTAAGcagagaaggaagagagaatAAATAATCCCCTCAATTAACTTAGGGAAGTCACATCCCATTCCATTTTAAGCACTATATATGATCTTATTGGTTTACCCTAGTTTCTTTTGAAGCTTATCGTACCATCGCCCCTCCAACCATAAAAAAGGTATAGATATGAAAACTTACATGCCATTTGGATTGTAGAATTATGGAGGAAATCGGGTTTTAAATTCCCAAAAATCGCACAATTATATAGTCAAAAGAAATAGGCCGCCCTAAAATGAGGAGCCGCTAATGTGGCTACTAAGCGGAGATAGAAGGGTGAATAAATATATCCCCTCAACTAAGTAAATAGACAACAAATagtaatcaaataaatatgtagAGTTATGAAAAAGAAGGTTATAAGATTTCATAAATTGAAAGCTATGTTTAGTCTGCGCTTCATTTTTGTAAATCTAAAGCTAGAGTTTAGTCTACACTCCTTTTTTGTAACCGTAATATAGaggtaaaaataaaaacaatatgtATAATAGACTGGTATCTGGACACGTGTGTTGCACATGTATCTCATAAAAGTATTACAAATGATATGAATCATATTAAACGGTAGTGTAATGAGCAATAACATGAAAAACATACAAACTGAAAAATATCTTGAATAATTTTTGGCTCGAGTACATTTGGACATATGAAACAGTTTCCGATTGATGTTGCAGAAAACCATTGGAATTAAATGAATTTACACAGTAATGCTTAGTTGAATTAACGAGAAACTACACCATGAATCTCAATTGCAGATcttaaggaaaatgaaaccAATATATAGCtacaaaaatcatatattattataagtgggaagctcctaacttaaaagttgaattactatttttcccttattttattcctaaattaaattaaatatttaatatataattaatttaatattaaataatcatatttaaatacatgcaTCTAGACACAATGGtttaaattctaattatttacatactaagtaataattatattatattatactaaatactaaaaataagaaggtgtaaagtcaaactttgaaagacaaaaatattttatagaaaattgttagaaattatttcataagaaattgttaaaaattactttttttaaaaaataaaagttatctattctttctctataattaatgtggttaaattattaaatttgttatccTCTCTCTTTAGTTAGTATAAttaatgtattgaattattagtaaaaacaaTCACCTTTCCTCTATTCCATGTCTAAGATCACTTAACTTGtgaaaattaacttaaacaacTCTTCACCTTTTCATCTTATCCAATGAATCTTTAGctatatatgtatcatgaaaaaatattttttctttaccaCTTGCCTCGTGTTGATAATCATTAGGCAATTTTCAggtactctttttttttgttttgaaatattaatatttgttgatcctcattagaatgatattttgcatcataaattttatctttaccattttagattgtttttttttgttacgggagaaaaaaaaaactctactacttgtgaatttctttttactatatatattgttataataaaagTCTTGAGAAGGATAGAATGTTGTATTTATTCTTatctgtttaattttttttgtattctttatCAATTATAGTTCTTTAGTATAATCttctatgaaattatgaatgttataagtctatttttattagtgctgaaattaataatttatgacatttaaATTCGTttttaaatgtacttttataatatatatttacttttatctttccttactaatatagtttctttaagtagctacatatttgtgtatttagtcatatagatatattcatattattagatgctatagtaatataattattttttcatatttcttgcTTGATGGTCAATGTACTATTcgattattataaattttattaatgaataaaatataaattgataaaattaatatctctaatttcaacattttctatataataattcaactttataataattgtattgGACAAACGTGCAACGCACATTTCGAAAACTAGTAATGACTATAAAAGGGATCAGACATGAAATAAGATATAATCAAGTTTGTATTTTGTTGATATAATTTTTGTCAAAAACTCTGTATAATCACAAGAAGTTTTTCTCAAGCAAACTTCAACTGATCAAGCTAACAAATATCTCATGCTTTGTCCCTGAGTGAAGTGATGCAATCACGGCAAAAACTCTCGAAGAAGAGGCATTAGCATTTCTGGCTTATGAAGTCAGTGGTGAATCTAAGGTAGAGTGCGCTTTGCTCGTTGATTCGTTTAAGCATGTTATTGGAATTGGAATCAATTGTAGCCCTACAAGAGGGATGATCCCAATTGATCCGTAAGCTAAGGTCTTTGGTTTGCTTTCAAAATAATACTTAAGAGAAATGTTTCGTGATGTACCACGATTCAACTTTAAATACTGAAGACTTAATTGGTAACAAGTTAACCATCCACAGACAGTGAAAGTTCAAACTAACCAACCAATACtagaaaagcaaaaaataaaataccacAAATTCTGCGATAGATCTGCACTGCAGATTCAATATGTAGGTTCAAATATGAAATCATTTCACTTAACACGCACTTGAATCAGTCTTAGAGTACTTGATTTCTGCACTTGGTGATGCTCGATGGTAGCATTTCAACTCCTTCAAAATTTCATCAGACCTCTcaaatttttgcattttctgTTGAACGATCATCCTCTCAAGCTTCGAAGAATGAGCTAGGATGACTTGTACCAAGTACATTTCAGTAACTGTACCCTTGAATTTACCTATCCTCACTGTTCGAATCAGCTTCAGAGCTTCACTCACTTTTTTTTCTGCTTTAGACAAGTAATCAAACAGTTCTATTGTGTGATACACTGTTTTATCAACCTAAACAAATGTGGCGCACAAGTTAAGTGTATACATGTACAAGTATTTAATATACGAGAAATTCCCAAGGGTTATTGTCGCACAACTGAAAACAGATAACGTTAAAACCCCGGAGCTGTCTATATAGAGAATTGAACTTGTAGTAGTCGAGGTACGTCTTACCTTTACAACTTCATCTATGTCAAGTTCAACAAGGTTAGGAGAATTCCGCAGTAGGCAAAGTGCACACATAATACGTTTAACAGAAATCTTCAAATCACAAATCTTCAGGCTTTGCAAGTTTAGAGATACGTCAAGCCTATCTGACGGACAAACCGACCCTAATTTCTGTAAGAGCAATAAATGATTAATcactatatcaaaaattaaaacaaagcaaaTTGAAAACAAAACAGAACGCGATATTCTCACCTTTAAGGATGATCCATCCAAACAGAGGTGCTTAATCTTTCTAAATATCGGGTTCACATTAAAACACTGAAATGTTATTGCATAGGTACTAAGCACAGACAAGTTCACAAGCTTCAGAGAAACAATACGaacataatcaacatcatcACAATATTTCAACTCCAACGTCTCAAGCATTGGCAGAATAAGAGTAGTCTGTTTTGGCCTGTCAATTTCAACTTCTTCTAACTGAAGACCAACAAGTTTAGGAAATCGGTTACTATCAGGAAACTTAACAATACACCTCGATAACTTCAAATGTGTCAACGCTGCACAAGTAAATACGCTAACAGGCAACGTATATAATTCATCATTTGCCATATCAAGAGTGAGCTTCT
This genomic window contains:
- the LOC101264417 gene encoding F-box/FBD/LRR-repeat protein At1g13570-like — its product is MPIKYAARTSILSKQWSQLWYTLPHLLFDHMFFQHVSNYAGGIIRKILMQHTGPILGFHLVSETRKLSQSYVDRCIVLVANHVIQKLTLDMANDELYTLPVSVFTCAALTHLKLSRCIVKFPDSNRFPKLVGLQLEEVEIDRPKQTTLILPMLETLELKYCDDVDYVRIVSLKLVNLSVLSTYAITFQCFNVNPIFRKIKHLCLDGSSLKKLGSVCPSDRLDVSLNLQSLKICDLKISVKRIMCALCLLRNSPNLVELDIDEVVKVDKTVYHTIELFDYLSKAEKKVSEALKLIRTVRIGKFKGTVTEMYLVQVILAHSSKLERMIVQQKMQKFERSDEILKELKCYHRASPSAEIKYSKTDSSAC